A single window of Acinetobacter wuhouensis DNA harbors:
- a CDS encoding efflux RND transporter permease subunit: MAQFFIHRPIFAWVIALVIMLAGILTLTKMPIAQYPTIAPPTVTISATYPGASASTVENTVTQIIEQQMNGLDGLRYISSNSAGNGQASIQLNFEQGVDPDIAQVQVQNKLQSATALLPEDVQRQGVKVTKSGASFLQVLAFYSESDSLSADDIKDYVNSNISEPLSRVAGVGEVQVFGGSYAMRIWLDPAKLTSLGITPSDVAAAIRAQNSQVAVGQLGGAPSIEGQVLNATVNAQSMLTTPEQFKNIFLRNTSDGAQVRLGDVARVELGADTYQFDSKFNGKPAGGVAIKLATGANALDTSEAVEARMVELRKNYPTGMKDKLAFDTTPFIKISIESVVHTLIEAIILVFFVMFLFLQNWRATIIPTMAVPVVVLGTFAIINIFGFSINTLTMFAMVLAIGLLVDDAIVVVENVERVMQEDHLDPVAATELSMKQITGALIGMTSVLTAVFVPMSFFGGTTGVIYRQFSITLVTAMVLSLVVAVTFTPALCATILKQHDPNKKPSNNIFARFFRWFNAAFDRTAEKYQTGVNFMTHHKLFSGIVYAAVIGVLVVLFKMLPSSFLPEEDQGVVMTLVQLPPNATLDRTDKVINTMTHYFMENEKASVESVFSVSGFSFTGIGQNAGLAFVKLKDWEKRTTPEQQIGSLIQRGMALNMIAKDASYVMPLQLPAMPELGVTAGFNFQLKASAGQSHEQLLAARNTILGLAAQDKRLAGVRPNGQEDTPQYQINIDQAQAGAMGVSIADINSTMSMAWGGSYINDFIDRGRVKKVYVQGEAHARMMPEDLNKWYVRNNKGEMIPFSSFATGTWTYGSPRLERYNGIASMNIQGSPAPGTSSGDAMLAMEEIVAKLPSMGLQGFDYEWTGLSLEERESGSQAPFLYALSLLIVFLCLAALYESWSVPFSILLVVPLGVVGAIILTMFGHTGLFGGITLFGRTYFAPDANLSNNIYFQVALIAVIGLSAKNAILIVEFAKELQEKGESLFDATLHAAKMRLRPIIMTTLAFGFGVLPLALSNGAGAGSQHSVGYGVLGGVITSTLLGIFFIPVFFVWVRSIFKYKPKNQNLQEHKS, translated from the coding sequence ATGGCTCAATTTTTTATTCATCGCCCGATCTTTGCATGGGTGATTGCACTGGTCATTATGTTAGCGGGGATTCTCACGCTGACGAAAATGCCTATTGCACAATATCCGACGATTGCACCACCGACAGTTACAATTTCTGCAACTTATCCAGGTGCATCAGCATCTACTGTTGAAAACACAGTAACGCAAATCATTGAACAGCAAATGAATGGTTTGGATGGCTTACGTTATATTTCGTCAAACAGTGCGGGGAACGGTCAAGCTTCAATCCAATTAAACTTTGAACAAGGTGTTGATCCAGATATCGCACAGGTTCAAGTACAAAATAAATTGCAATCAGCAACTGCACTTTTACCAGAAGACGTACAACGTCAAGGTGTAAAAGTAACTAAGTCTGGTGCAAGCTTTTTACAAGTCTTAGCGTTCTATTCTGAATCAGATAGTTTGTCTGCAGATGACATTAAAGATTATGTGAACTCAAATATTTCTGAACCTTTAAGTCGTGTTGCTGGTGTAGGTGAAGTCCAAGTATTCGGTGGTTCTTATGCCATGCGTATTTGGTTAGATCCTGCCAAATTAACTAGCTTAGGTATCACTCCAAGTGATGTTGCAGCTGCAATTCGTGCACAGAACTCTCAAGTTGCTGTGGGTCAGTTAGGTGGTGCGCCATCTATCGAAGGACAAGTACTGAATGCAACTGTGAATGCACAGAGTATGTTGACCACACCTGAACAGTTCAAAAACATCTTCCTACGTAACACCAGTGATGGTGCACAAGTCCGTTTAGGTGATGTTGCACGTGTTGAATTAGGTGCGGATACCTATCAGTTTGATTCTAAATTCAACGGCAAACCTGCGGGTGGTGTTGCAATTAAACTTGCGACAGGTGCCAATGCCTTAGATACATCAGAAGCTGTTGAAGCACGCATGGTTGAATTGCGTAAAAACTACCCAACAGGGATGAAAGATAAACTCGCATTTGATACAACACCATTTATCAAAATTTCAATTGAAAGTGTGGTACACACACTGATTGAAGCGATTATTCTTGTATTCTTTGTCATGTTCTTGTTCTTACAGAACTGGCGTGCAACCATTATTCCAACGATGGCTGTACCTGTTGTCGTATTGGGTACTTTTGCAATCATTAATATTTTTGGTTTCTCGATCAACACCCTCACCATGTTTGCTATGGTCTTGGCGATCGGTCTCTTGGTGGACGATGCCATTGTTGTGGTGGAGAACGTTGAACGGGTGATGCAAGAGGATCATTTAGATCCAGTTGCAGCAACAGAACTTTCGATGAAGCAGATTACAGGTGCCTTGATTGGTATGACATCTGTTTTGACTGCGGTATTCGTTCCAATGTCATTCTTTGGAGGAACGACTGGGGTTATTTACCGTCAGTTCTCGATCACTCTCGTGACAGCAATGGTCTTATCTTTGGTTGTAGCGGTGACCTTTACCCCTGCGCTATGTGCAACCATTTTAAAACAGCACGATCCAAATAAAAAACCAAGCAATAATATCTTTGCACGTTTCTTCCGTTGGTTTAATGCTGCCTTTGATCGTACTGCAGAGAAGTATCAAACGGGTGTTAATTTCATGACACATCATAAACTGTTCTCTGGAATTGTTTATGCTGCTGTAATTGGCGTATTGGTTGTATTGTTTAAAATGTTACCTTCGTCTTTCTTACCAGAAGAAGACCAAGGTGTGGTGATGACACTAGTTCAATTACCACCAAATGCAACCTTAGACCGTACAGACAAAGTCATTAACACGATGACGCACTATTTCATGGAAAATGAAAAAGCCTCTGTGGAATCTGTGTTTAGTGTTTCTGGTTTCTCATTTACAGGTATTGGTCAAAATGCTGGTCTTGCGTTTGTAAAATTAAAAGACTGGGAAAAACGTACTACCCCTGAGCAACAAATCGGTAGCCTGATCCAACGTGGTATGGCGCTGAATATGATTGCAAAAGATGCATCGTATGTTATGCCGCTGCAATTACCTGCAATGCCTGAATTAGGCGTAACTGCTGGCTTTAACTTCCAGTTAAAAGCATCTGCAGGTCAAAGCCATGAACAACTTCTCGCTGCACGTAATACCATTTTAGGTCTAGCTGCTCAAGACAAACGTCTTGCAGGTGTACGTCCAAATGGTCAAGAAGATACACCTCAATACCAAATTAACATTGATCAAGCGCAAGCTGGAGCAATGGGTGTCAGTATTGCGGACATCAACTCAACCATGAGCATGGCTTGGGGTGGTTCATATATCAACGACTTCATCGATCGTGGTCGTGTGAAAAAAGTCTATGTTCAAGGTGAAGCGCATGCACGTATGATGCCTGAAGACTTGAACAAGTGGTATGTACGTAATAACAAAGGTGAAATGATTCCATTCTCTAGTTTTGCAACTGGAACATGGACTTATGGTTCACCACGTTTAGAGCGTTATAATGGTATTGCCTCAATGAACATCCAAGGCTCACCTGCACCAGGTACGAGCTCTGGTGATGCGATGCTTGCGATGGAAGAAATCGTTGCAAAACTACCATCAATGGGCTTACAAGGCTTTGACTATGAATGGACAGGTCTATCGTTAGAAGAACGTGAATCTGGCTCACAAGCGCCATTCTTATATGCCCTTTCATTATTGATCGTATTCCTCTGTCTTGCTGCACTCTATGAAAGCTGGTCAGTACCCTTCTCGATCCTATTGGTTGTACCTCTAGGTGTAGTTGGTGCGATCATATTAACCATGTTTGGGCACACAGGTTTATTTGGTGGAATTACCTTGTTTGGTCGGACTTATTTTGCACCTGATGCAAATCTATCCAACAACATCTATTTCCAAGTTGCACTTATTGCTGTGATCGGTTTGTCAGCAAAAAATGCGATTTTGATTGTAGAATTTGCCAAAGAACTGCAAGAGAAAGGCGAAAGTCTATTTGATGCTACTTTACATGCAGCAAAAATGCGTTTACGTCCAATCATTATGACCACATTGGCATTTGGTTTTGGTGTATTACCATTAGCATTATCAAATGGTGCAGGTGCAGGTAGTCAACACTCAGTTGGTTATGGTGTATTGGGTGGTGTAATCACCTCAACACTATTGGGTATTTTCTTTATTCCTGTATTCTTCGTGTGGGTACGTAGTATCTTTAAATATAAACCTAAAAATCAAAATCTTCAGGAGCATAAATCGTGA
- a CDS encoding PA3715 family protein, giving the protein MLKVKFRPLIAPLALSSYLLCMNEARADLCDSTELVDKVIAQTEIANREQARIACKIDPTNTSNVIMAYAQWIPVKDEPESGTYYLTLLKFDRNNQQVNYRYLTRKAIVSDAISLDSIELDTANYKISNQQRALGVRLNYSGHSQPNPYSMTLLNLYDLQNKQQVLDSLIVERYRAETDTRCNADVEERKSILRMLNSSSKNYYDIQVKTTAQKSKFRGTYDHCHETKQNPTKQIMTLKFDGKQYQIPTQYKDDYVY; this is encoded by the coding sequence ATGTTAAAAGTAAAATTTCGTCCCTTGATTGCTCCATTGGCTTTATCGAGTTATTTATTGTGCATGAATGAAGCGCGTGCTGATCTTTGTGATAGCACAGAATTGGTTGACAAAGTGATTGCACAGACCGAGATAGCCAATCGAGAGCAAGCCAGAATCGCCTGTAAAATTGACCCAACCAATACTTCAAATGTGATTATGGCGTATGCGCAGTGGATTCCTGTTAAAGATGAACCAGAAAGTGGGACATATTATTTGACTTTGCTTAAGTTTGATCGGAACAACCAACAGGTGAATTATCGTTATCTTACAAGAAAAGCGATAGTTTCCGATGCAATTAGTTTAGATTCGATCGAACTAGATACAGCCAATTATAAAATATCAAATCAGCAACGTGCTTTGGGCGTAAGATTGAATTATTCAGGGCATTCCCAACCTAATCCTTATTCAATGACCTTGTTGAACCTCTATGACTTACAGAATAAACAACAAGTTTTAGATAGCTTGATTGTAGAGCGTTATCGAGCTGAAACGGATACTCGTTGTAATGCTGATGTCGAAGAACGAAAAAGTATTTTAAGAATGCTGAATAGTTCAAGCAAAAATTATTATGATATTCAGGTCAAAACTACAGCACAGAAGTCTAAATTTCGTGGTACTTATGATCACTGTCATGAAACCAAACAAAATCCAACTAAGCAGATTATGACGCTTAAATTTGATGGGAAGCAGTATCAGATTCCTACCCAGTATAAAGATGACTATGTCTATTGA
- a CDS encoding YbjQ family protein: MDGLVFKIVITLILFCIGWGFGRYIERKHLTELEQNERRLAHIHIDTHKFQSSEKEGQLISSNVVISHDYFKYIIAQIQNFFGGRLTTYESVVERARREAIVRLKQQAENIGAKQIMGLRLSTTELGMQGGMVEVFAYGTAIQS; this comes from the coding sequence ATGGATGGATTAGTTTTTAAGATCGTCATCACACTCATTTTGTTTTGTATTGGATGGGGATTTGGACGCTATATTGAGCGTAAACATTTAACTGAACTTGAGCAAAATGAACGACGTCTTGCACATATCCATATTGATACCCATAAATTTCAGAGTTCTGAAAAAGAGGGACAACTGATCAGTAGCAATGTAGTGATTTCACATGATTATTTTAAATATATCATTGCTCAAATCCAAAACTTTTTTGGCGGACGACTCACCACCTATGAAAGCGTGGTTGAACGCGCACGGCGTGAGGCAATTGTCAGATTAAAACAACAAGCTGAAAATATCGGTGCTAAACAGATTATGGGCTTACGTTTAAGTACCACTGAACTCGGCATGCAAGGTGGCATGGTTGAAGTTTTTGCCTATGGTACAGCGATTCAATCTTAA
- a CDS encoding valine--tRNA ligase encodes MTDSAQNIATTYDPTEIEKKWYKTWEENGYFKPSREGESFCIMIPPPNVTGSLHMGHGFNNAIMDALTRYNRMSGKNTLWQPGTDHAGIATQMVVERQLGAQGVSRHDLGREKFIEKIWEWKEQSGGNITNQIRRLGSSVDWSRERFTMDEGLSNAVKEVFVKLHEDGLIYRGKRLVNWDPKLQTALSDLEVESDKEEQGSLWHFKYFFEDKSLRTHDGKDYIVVATTRPETLLGDTAVAVAPDDERYAPLVGKNIILPITGRAVAIVKDEYVDKEFGTGCVKITPAHDFNDYEVGKRCELPIINIFNKNAEILAEFEYIAKAGEQISKTIAAPAEYVGLERFAARKKLVEQAEAEGWLDQIQPYTLKPPRGDRSGVIVEPLLTDQWYVKIAPLAEPAIKAVKDGEIKFVPEQYSNMYMAWMNNIQDWCISRQLWWGHRIPAWYDAEGNIYVGRNEEEVRAKNNIAADVELKQDEDVLDTWFSSALWTFSTLGWTGDKAKDKENYFLNTFHPTDVLVTGFDIIFFWVARMIMMTLHFMKNEDGTSQVPFKTVYVHGLVRDGEGQKMSKSKGNVLDPLDLIDGVDLETLVQKRTTGLMNPKTAPKIEKATRKEFPEGIQAYGTDAVRFTFCALANTGRDIKFDMKRVEGYRNFANKIWNGTRFVLMNVEGQTVGQTARPDLWELPEQWIVSRLQKAEAAVQTAFATYRLDLAAQAIYEFIWNEYCDWYVELTKPVLNDENVAEERKAEVRRVLLSVMEAALRLAHPLMPYLTEEIWQTLAPMIGIKGDTIMLAQYPVANPERINEQAEADMQWLQGLIGAVRNIRGEMGLGNARLLPVLLQNTTDAEKAQIARIEPLFKALAKVESITFLADAEQPPLSSSSVVGHVSVFVPMKGLIDPKAELGRLQKDFDKVQKQHDQIATKLGNEGFVAKAPAAVVEGEKVKLAEFADQLAKIKANMEQIAAL; translated from the coding sequence ATGACTGATTCAGCGCAAAATATTGCTACGACCTACGATCCGACTGAGATCGAGAAAAAATGGTATAAGACTTGGGAAGAGAATGGCTACTTCAAACCATCTCGTGAGGGCGAATCATTCTGTATCATGATTCCGCCACCGAACGTCACAGGTAGCTTGCACATGGGTCATGGTTTTAACAATGCCATCATGGATGCCCTAACTCGCTACAACCGTATGTCAGGTAAAAATACCTTATGGCAACCGGGGACTGACCATGCGGGTATTGCAACGCAAATGGTGGTTGAACGCCAACTTGGTGCGCAAGGTGTAAGCCGTCATGACTTGGGTCGTGAAAAATTCATCGAAAAAATCTGGGAATGGAAAGAACAATCTGGTGGCAACATTACCAACCAAATCCGCCGTTTGGGTTCTTCTGTAGACTGGTCACGTGAACGCTTCACCATGGATGAAGGTTTATCAAATGCCGTTAAAGAAGTTTTCGTTAAATTACACGAAGACGGCTTGATCTACCGTGGTAAACGCCTTGTAAACTGGGATCCGAAATTACAGACTGCCCTTTCTGACTTAGAAGTTGAGTCAGATAAAGAAGAACAAGGTTCATTGTGGCACTTCAAATATTTCTTTGAAGATAAATCACTACGCACACACGATGGTAAAGATTACATCGTTGTTGCAACAACTCGTCCTGAAACTTTACTCGGTGATACTGCCGTTGCTGTTGCACCTGATGATGAACGCTATGCACCATTGGTGGGTAAAAACATTATCCTGCCAATCACAGGTCGTGCGGTTGCGATTGTAAAAGATGAATATGTAGACAAAGAATTCGGTACAGGCTGTGTAAAAATCACCCCTGCACATGACTTCAATGACTATGAAGTGGGTAAACGCTGTGAATTGCCAATTATCAACATTTTCAACAAAAATGCTGAAATTCTGGCTGAGTTTGAATACATCGCGAAAGCAGGCGAACAGATTTCTAAAACGATTGCTGCACCTGCAGAATATGTAGGCTTAGAGCGTTTTGCTGCACGTAAAAAACTGGTTGAACAAGCTGAAGCTGAAGGTTGGTTAGATCAAATCCAACCGTACACCTTGAAGCCACCTCGTGGTGACCGTTCAGGTGTGATCGTTGAGCCTTTATTGACAGACCAATGGTATGTGAAAATTGCACCACTTGCTGAACCTGCGATCAAAGCGGTGAAAGACGGCGAGATCAAATTTGTCCCTGAGCAATACAGCAACATGTACATGGCTTGGATGAACAACATTCAGGACTGGTGTATTTCACGTCAATTGTGGTGGGGTCACCGTATCCCTGCTTGGTATGATGCTGAAGGCAATATCTATGTCGGTCGTAACGAAGAAGAAGTTCGTGCGAAAAATAACATCGCTGCTGATGTTGAACTTAAACAAGACGAAGACGTTCTGGATACATGGTTCTCATCTGCACTGTGGACATTCTCAACTTTAGGATGGACTGGCGACAAAGCGAAAGATAAAGAAAACTATTTCTTAAATACTTTCCACCCGACTGACGTCCTTGTGACTGGTTTTGACATCATTTTCTTCTGGGTTGCCCGTATGATTATGATGACGCTTCATTTTATGAAAAATGAAGATGGTACTTCACAAGTTCCGTTCAAAACTGTGTATGTACATGGTTTAGTCCGTGATGGCGAAGGTCAGAAAATGTCTAAATCTAAAGGGAACGTCCTTGACCCATTAGATTTGATTGACGGTGTTGATCTTGAAACTTTGGTACAGAAGCGTACCACTGGTTTGATGAACCCGAAGACTGCACCAAAAATTGAAAAAGCGACGCGTAAAGAATTCCCTGAAGGTATTCAGGCTTATGGTACAGATGCGGTTCGTTTCACATTCTGTGCGCTTGCAAATACGGGGCGTGACATCAAATTCGACATGAAACGTGTTGAAGGTTATCGTAACTTTGCCAATAAAATCTGGAATGGTACACGTTTCGTTCTGATGAATGTTGAAGGTCAGACTGTTGGTCAGACTGCACGTCCTGATCTTTGGGAATTACCTGAACAATGGATCGTGAGCCGTTTACAAAAAGCGGAAGCTGCGGTTCAAACTGCATTTGCAACTTATCGTTTAGACCTGGCTGCACAAGCGATTTATGAATTCATCTGGAATGAATACTGTGACTGGTATGTAGAGCTGACTAAGCCTGTTCTGAATGATGAAAATGTCGCTGAAGAACGTAAAGCTGAAGTTCGTCGTGTGCTTCTATCTGTAATGGAAGCTGCGTTGCGTCTTGCGCATCCGTTGATGCCGTATTTAACTGAAGAAATCTGGCAGACACTTGCGCCAATGATCGGAATCAAAGGCGATACTATCATGTTGGCGCAATACCCTGTTGCCAATCCTGAACGTATTAATGAGCAAGCGGAAGCTGATATGCAATGGCTTCAAGGTTTAATTGGTGCGGTTCGTAACATCCGTGGTGAAATGGGCTTAGGTAATGCACGTTTGTTGCCTGTTCTACTTCAAAATACCACTGATGCTGAAAAAGCGCAGATTGCACGTATTGAGCCGTTGTTTAAAGCTTTGGCGAAAGTTGAAAGTATTACTTTCCTTGCAGATGCTGAGCAACCACCATTGTCATCGTCTTCTGTAGTCGGTCATGTATCTGTATTTGTTCCGATGAAAGGTTTGATTGATCCTAAAGCTGAATTGGGTCGTCTACAAAAAGACTTTGATAAGGTTCAAAAGCAACATGACCAGATTGCCACTAAACTGGGCAATGAAGGTTTTGTGGCGAAAGCTCCTGCTGCTGTGGTTGAAGGTGAGAAAGTGAAACTCGCTGAGTTTGCTGATCAGTTAGCGAAGATTAAGGCGAATATGGAACAGATTGCGGCGCTGTAA
- the adeK gene encoding multidrug efflux RND transporter AdeIJK outer membrane channel subunit AdeK, which translates to MQNLWSISGRSIAVSALALALTACQSMRGPEPVAQASIPTGYIDNNTGTSIAEQGYKEFFADQRLLQVIDLALANNRDLRTATLNIQRAQQAYQITSNNQLPTIGASGSVLRQDQGAGAQTTYNVGLGVTAYELDFWGRVKSLKDNALDTYLATGSARDSTQISLIGQVAQAWLSYSFSTAQLKLADQTLKAQLDSYNLNKKRFDVGIDSEVPLRQAQISVETARNDVASYKTQVAQAQNLLNLLVGQQVPDNLLPKQRVTKITSNSAFASGLPSDLLNNRPDVKAAEYKLSAAGANIGAAKARMFPTISLTGSAGYASTDLSDLFKSGAFVWSLGPSLDIPLWDWGTRKANVKISETDQQIALSDYEKSIQSAFREVNDALAVRQNIGDRLTAQKRLVDATNTTYKLSNARFRAGIDNYLTVLDAQRSSYAAEQGLLLLEQANLNNQVEVYKSLGGGIKANTADQIAQPASSSELKYHSKDKK; encoded by the coding sequence ATGCAAAACTTATGGTCTATCTCAGGTCGTAGCATTGCGGTATCTGCACTTGCGCTTGCTTTGACTGCATGTCAAAGCATGCGTGGCCCAGAACCCGTAGCTCAAGCGAGCATACCAACAGGTTATATTGACAATAACACTGGTACATCAATCGCAGAACAAGGTTATAAGGAATTCTTTGCAGATCAACGCCTACTTCAGGTGATTGATCTTGCATTAGCCAATAACCGTGACTTACGTACCGCGACATTGAACATTCAACGTGCTCAACAAGCGTATCAAATCACTTCAAACAATCAATTACCAACGATTGGTGCAAGTGGTAGCGTACTTCGTCAAGATCAAGGTGCTGGTGCTCAAACGACCTACAATGTTGGTTTAGGGGTGACCGCATACGAACTTGATTTTTGGGGTCGTGTAAAAAGTCTCAAAGACAATGCTTTAGATACTTATCTTGCAACGGGTAGTGCGCGTGATTCAACACAAATCAGTTTGATTGGTCAGGTTGCGCAAGCATGGTTAAGCTATTCTTTTTCTACAGCTCAACTTAAACTTGCAGACCAAACCTTAAAAGCACAGCTTGACTCATACAATCTCAACAAGAAACGTTTCGATGTTGGGATCGACAGTGAAGTTCCACTTCGTCAAGCACAGATTTCTGTTGAAACAGCACGTAATGATGTTGCAAGCTATAAGACACAAGTTGCTCAGGCTCAAAACTTATTGAACCTTCTTGTCGGTCAACAAGTTCCTGACAACTTATTGCCTAAACAGCGTGTGACTAAAATTACCTCAAATTCAGCATTTGCTTCTGGTTTACCAAGTGATTTGTTGAATAACCGTCCTGATGTAAAAGCTGCTGAATATAAACTTTCAGCTGCGGGTGCAAATATTGGCGCAGCAAAAGCACGCATGTTCCCGACAATCAGTTTGACCGGTTCTGCGGGCTATGCATCTACTGATTTAAGTGATTTATTTAAATCAGGCGCATTTGTATGGTCATTGGGTCCTAGCCTCGATATTCCTTTATGGGACTGGGGTACACGTAAAGCTAATGTGAAAATTTCAGAAACAGATCAACAAATTGCGTTGTCTGATTATGAAAAATCAATTCAGTCTGCTTTCCGTGAAGTGAATGATGCTTTAGCGGTTCGCCAAAATATCGGTGACCGACTCACTGCACAAAAACGCTTGGTTGATGCAACCAATACGACCTATAAACTTTCAAATGCTCGCTTCCGTGCGGGTATTGATAACTATTTGACTGTTTTAGATGCACAACGTTCATCTTATGCAGCTGAACAAGGTCTATTACTTTTAGAACAAGCAAACTTAAACAACCAAGTTGAAGTGTATAAATCACTCGGTGGTGGGATCAAAGCCAACACTGCTGATCAAATCGCTCAACCTGCTTCTTCTTCTGAATTGAAATACCATTCAAAAGATAAAAAGTAA
- a CDS encoding YbjQ family protein, with the protein MKLSNLESVPGHQIIQQLDVVYGSTVRSKHVGRDLMAGLKNIVGGELKGYTELLEESRQEAMNRMIEKARTLGANAIVGIRFSTSNIAQGASELFVYGTAVIVQANSNPLPDPFSH; encoded by the coding sequence ATGAAATTAAGCAACCTTGAAAGTGTGCCAGGGCACCAAATTATTCAGCAGTTAGATGTGGTTTATGGCAGTACTGTGCGCAGTAAACATGTTGGACGTGATTTGATGGCTGGATTAAAAAATATTGTCGGGGGAGAACTCAAAGGTTATACCGAATTATTAGAAGAATCGCGCCAAGAAGCGATGAATAGAATGATTGAAAAAGCACGCACTTTAGGGGCTAATGCAATTGTCGGAATTCGTTTTTCCACTTCAAATATTGCACAGGGGGCATCAGAACTATTTGTTTATGGAACAGCCGTCATTGTTCAAGCAAATTCAAATCCACTTCCAGACCCATTTTCACACTAG
- a CDS encoding SDR family NAD(P)-dependent oxidoreductase: protein MESLEGKVVWITGASSGIGKALVAECALQGAQVILSARRLEELENVRVSILNPDRHISVAMDITDEAQMRRAYEQVLQEKGRIDWLINNAGLSQRALIADTTMQTERAIMEIDYFSQVFLTKLVLPTFLAQKSGRIAYVSSVAGLLGTQYRASYSAAKAAIHMWANSLRAEVAQDGVNVSVIFPGFVKTNVSFNALNGAGKPQAHQDEAIENGLEADDFATQTVSALMKGQEYIVVGGRKEKLGVLVSRLSPSTLYKMIRKMKVK, encoded by the coding sequence ATGGAAAGCTTAGAGGGAAAAGTCGTTTGGATTACTGGTGCATCTTCTGGGATTGGCAAGGCATTAGTGGCAGAATGTGCTCTGCAAGGGGCACAAGTGATTCTCAGTGCGCGACGTTTAGAAGAACTCGAAAATGTGCGCGTCAGTATTTTAAATCCAGATCGACATATCTCAGTGGCAATGGATATTACTGACGAAGCTCAAATGCGCCGTGCCTACGAACAAGTATTGCAAGAAAAAGGGCGTATTGACTGGTTGATCAATAATGCAGGCTTGAGTCAGCGCGCTTTAATTGCAGATACCACCATGCAAACTGAACGTGCCATCATGGAAATTGACTATTTTTCGCAAGTCTTTTTGACCAAATTGGTTTTACCGACATTCTTAGCACAAAAGTCTGGACGTATCGCTTATGTATCGAGTGTGGCTGGTTTACTCGGTACGCAATATCGTGCGAGCTATTCAGCAGCTAAAGCAGCGATTCACATGTGGGCAAACAGTCTACGTGCAGAAGTGGCACAAGATGGTGTCAATGTTTCTGTGATTTTCCCAGGTTTTGTCAAAACCAATGTGTCTTTTAATGCATTGAATGGCGCAGGTAAACCACAAGCACATCAGGATGAAGCGATTGAAAATGGCTTAGAAGCTGATGATTTTGCAACACAAACTGTTTCAGCTTTGATGAAAGGTCAAGAATACATCGTTGTCGGTGGTCGTAAGGAAAAATTAGGCGTTTTGGTTTCTCGTTTATCGCCATCAACACTGTATAAAATGATTCGTAAAATGAAAGTTAAATAA